The genomic DNA GCGTCAACACGTTTTTTTCGTGTCCAGGTTTCGGGCCGCGTGACGACCGCGACGCGCATGCTGAGGCTGCGCTTTGTTGACTCGTATTTAAGAATTGTCAATCCCGAGCGTCGGTGCGATGGCGCACGGAAGCCCGTCTTTTGCGCACGTACCGTGTCACCCATGATGAGGGACCGTCATGGATCGAGATGCCGTCGCGCACGGCAAGCATTGCCGGTTCCGCCGAAAATCCTGTCTACCGGGGGCGTGATGAACTGGAAAACGCTGGAGTTCGATCAGCTATCTGCACGGGAGTTGTATGTCGTGCTGCGGGCGCGTAGCGCGGTATTCGTTGTCGAGCAGTCGCATGTCTGCCTCGACGCGGACGGTCGCGACGAGCACGCGTTGCATGTGTTCGCGGTCGAGGACATGGCGCGGCCGATGCCGGTCCTCGCCTATGCGCGCGTGCAACCCGGTGATTCCGAAGATCCGGAAGTCATGATCGACAAGGTGCTGACGAGCCCGCTGCGGCGCGGCGACGGTACCGCCGAGATGCTGATCGAGCGTGTGCTCGATGCGGTTGCCCAGCGCTGGCCGGGCCGCGCCACGCGCGTGAGCGCACCACTTGGCTTGCGCGGCTTCTACGAGCAGTTCGGTTTTCGTAAGACGGAGGGGCCGTACCTCGAACACGGGGTGTCGTTCATCGGCCTCACGCGGCAAGTGCGCGGCGCTCAGACGCGCTTCGGTCAG from Paraburkholderia sp. HP33-1 includes the following:
- a CDS encoding GNAT family N-acetyltransferase → MNWKTLEFDQLSARELYVVLRARSAVFVVEQSHVCLDADGRDEHALHVFAVEDMARPMPVLAYARVQPGDSEDPEVMIDKVLTSPLRRGDGTAEMLIERVLDAVAQRWPGRATRVSAPLGLRGFYEQFGFRKTEGPYLEHGVSFIGLTRQVRGAQTRFGQRRRERDGASFVNTFELL